The following coding sequences lie in one Nitrospirota bacterium genomic window:
- a CDS encoding polysaccharide biosynthesis tyrosine autokinase, which translates to MAEIRKPETRADLSDILRILRRRKFIIFITVGVGFFVGWFVVQSKEPLYESKASVEIKEEVTFQQLFTRYSTARGKIATESTIMTSFPVLAQVAKRLGDVPKDKTEEEIVLDPSFQSQVRRLQDSVRASPQENTNIIEILAVAGTALRARDLAQAVAEEYRAYSRMTAETRNSEADWFVKEQRGVLVDSLNKVEKELIEFKEKHNILDLPSETQLYVTNFTNLMEERNHLEAALGDMERFIERLNSPEGASGEYSPFSGEDVGQSFVAMYQTYSGLLAEEKSLAVGLTEEHPTMADLRLRRKSYERDLLKQAEEVRKRWDKQLNEVYKKIVELDQKHRTALHQQIELGRMDRELEIVQKILASLEEKYQEVKLQNSIRADNVRIVQPAMVPAVPLVRKSWGALFAVVILGLVLGIGLAFVQESLDFSLVTIEEVEKYLGLPVLGVIPHYEPMETERDMSPAVREAAQGLGHEVHRLVTHLQPKSVVAESYRALKMHLWKTGEGGRVFTATSAMPQEGKSTTMMNLAICFAQSGLKTLLIEGNTRRPVYKNVLKFAPKPGLVELVHGTSQLQDVLRDVTDLMLSELSLDFLKLTPGLENLSVIPAGETPLNPPDVLGSFVRGHLIEQFRKTFDIVLVDCPPVLPVSDATIVAPATDGVILVYRWGKTGRQLVRRAVEAIEKVGGKVLGVVLNDVDFKIGGMYPAYRYRMGRGTYTYGYPQKHERVGPSLAAQFKKLKGRIQAARERLNLRS; encoded by the coding sequence GTGGCCGAAATTAGGAAGCCCGAAACCAGGGCCGATCTCTCGGACATCCTCCGCATTCTCAGGCGGCGAAAGTTCATCATCTTCATCACCGTAGGCGTCGGTTTCTTCGTGGGATGGTTTGTCGTCCAATCCAAGGAGCCGCTCTACGAATCGAAGGCCAGCGTGGAAATCAAGGAGGAGGTTACTTTCCAACAACTGTTTACGCGGTATTCGACCGCGCGGGGAAAAATTGCCACGGAGAGCACGATCATGACCAGTTTTCCCGTCCTGGCCCAGGTGGCCAAGAGGCTTGGGGATGTCCCGAAGGACAAGACCGAGGAGGAGATCGTGCTCGATCCGAGTTTCCAGTCCCAGGTTCGGCGCCTCCAGGACAGCGTGCGCGCCAGCCCTCAGGAGAATACCAACATCATCGAGATTCTTGCGGTGGCGGGCACCGCGCTCCGGGCGCGCGATCTGGCCCAGGCGGTGGCGGAGGAGTATCGGGCCTACAGCCGGATGACGGCGGAGACCCGGAACAGCGAGGCGGACTGGTTCGTGAAGGAGCAGCGGGGAGTGCTCGTCGATTCCCTGAACAAGGTTGAGAAGGAGCTCATCGAGTTCAAAGAGAAGCACAACATCCTGGATCTGCCGTCCGAGACCCAACTCTACGTGACCAATTTTACGAATCTCATGGAAGAGCGCAATCACCTCGAGGCGGCGCTGGGGGACATGGAACGCTTCATCGAGCGCCTCAATTCACCGGAGGGCGCGTCCGGAGAATACTCGCCTTTCTCGGGGGAGGATGTCGGTCAGTCCTTCGTGGCGATGTACCAAACGTACAGCGGTCTCCTGGCGGAGGAGAAATCGCTGGCGGTGGGGCTGACGGAGGAGCACCCGACGATGGCGGATCTTCGGCTGCGGCGCAAGAGTTATGAGCGGGACCTGCTGAAACAGGCCGAGGAAGTGCGGAAACGATGGGACAAACAACTGAACGAGGTCTACAAGAAAATCGTCGAATTGGACCAGAAGCACCGAACGGCCCTGCACCAGCAGATCGAGCTTGGGCGGATGGACCGGGAGCTGGAGATCGTTCAAAAGATTCTGGCGAGCCTCGAGGAGAAGTACCAGGAAGTCAAGCTTCAGAATTCGATCCGCGCGGACAATGTGCGGATCGTTCAGCCGGCGATGGTCCCGGCGGTCCCGTTGGTGCGGAAGTCGTGGGGAGCGCTTTTTGCGGTTGTCATCCTCGGGCTGGTCCTCGGCATCGGCCTCGCTTTTGTGCAGGAGAGTCTCGATTTCTCGCTGGTGACGATCGAGGAGGTGGAGAAGTACCTGGGCCTGCCCGTGCTCGGGGTGATTCCTCACTACGAGCCCATGGAGACGGAGCGGGACATGTCCCCCGCGGTGCGCGAGGCGGCGCAGGGGTTGGGGCACGAGGTCCATCGTTTGGTGACGCATCTCCAGCCCAAGTCGGTGGTGGCCGAGAGTTACCGCGCCCTCAAGATGCATCTCTGGAAGACGGGCGAGGGGGGAAGGGTCTTCACGGCCACGAGCGCGATGCCTCAGGAGGGCAAATCCACCACCATGATGAACCTGGCCATCTGCTTCGCCCAGAGCGGACTCAAGACGCTGCTGATCGAAGGCAACACGCGTCGCCCGGTGTACAAGAACGTCCTCAAGTTTGCTCCGAAACCGGGGCTGGTGGAGCTGGTCCACGGGACCTCCCAACTGCAGGACGTTCTCCGTGACGTGACGGATCTGATGCTCTCGGAGTTGAGCCTTGATTTCCTGAAGCTGACGCCGGGCCTGGAGAACCTTTCCGTCATCCCCGCCGGCGAGACGCCGCTCAATCCTCCGGATGTTCTGGGCTCCTTTGTTCGCGGTCATCTCATCGAGCAGTTCCGGAAGACCTTTGACATCGTCTTGGTGGATTGTCCGCCCGTGCTGCCGGTCTCGGATGCGACGATCGTTGCGCCGGCGACCGACGGGGTGATCCTGGTGTATCGCTGGGGCAAGACGGGCCGGCAGCTTGTGCGCAGAGCGGTCGAGGCGATCGAGAAAGTCGGCGGGAAGGTGCTGGGTGTGGTGCTCAACGACGTCGATTTCAAGATCGGAGGCATGTATCCGGCCTACCGCTACCGGATGGGACGCGGGACGTACACCTACGGCTATCCTCAGAAACACGAGCGGGTGGGGCCGAGTCTTGCGGCCCAGTTCAAGAAGCTCAAGGGTCGAATCCAGGCCGCGCGCGAACGGCTGAACCTGCGTTCGTAA
- a CDS encoding glycosyltransferase family 4 protein: MDTGVLNVGIDWREFAKGRHTGIQSYLGAFLSHALVERPRWTFHLYGDRDTVFPGAEDRSRIRTTTMGRWPGVWWDQAYLSWSCRHERLDVFLTPYVKVPALAPVVIAWINDLSPLFLPDAAGRLEKLYYRAMCRLTLAKARKVITISESTKRDILRVFGSSADRIETVYLGLRPSLVKLMERKRNSRPPSGVRGEYILHVSNLRSHKDVGTLLRAYRLLPEGVRKRFEVVVVGRKENLPEDVLQWMRGSGLGSRVRFLGEVEDADLAALYAHATVFVFPSRYEGFGLPVLEAMHAGIPALVSNVSSLPELVGDAGLLFNVGDEADLALKLESLLADAGLQARLGARCRRRAATFNSLAMTRRVLGCIEESMA; encoded by the coding sequence ATGGACACGGGGGTTCTGAACGTTGGGATTGACTGGCGAGAGTTCGCGAAGGGCCGGCATACGGGAATCCAGTCCTATCTTGGCGCGTTTCTCTCGCATGCCCTGGTCGAGCGCCCCCGCTGGACGTTCCACCTCTATGGCGATCGGGATACCGTGTTTCCGGGCGCGGAGGATCGGAGCCGCATCCGGACTACGACGATGGGCCGGTGGCCGGGGGTGTGGTGGGACCAGGCCTACCTCTCCTGGTCCTGCCGGCACGAGCGCCTGGATGTGTTTCTTACACCGTACGTCAAAGTGCCGGCGCTTGCGCCCGTTGTGATCGCATGGATCAACGACCTGTCTCCCCTGTTTCTTCCCGACGCGGCCGGCCGCCTGGAAAAGCTCTACTATCGGGCCATGTGCAGGTTGACTCTCGCGAAGGCCAGAAAGGTGATCACGATCTCGGAATCGACCAAGCGGGATATTCTGCGCGTGTTCGGGTCTTCGGCGGACAGGATCGAGACGGTGTATCTCGGTCTTCGGCCCTCGTTGGTGAAGCTCATGGAGCGGAAGCGCAACTCCCGTCCTCCCTCCGGGGTGCGCGGAGAGTACATCCTGCATGTGAGCAATCTGCGGTCTCACAAAGACGTGGGTACGCTGCTGCGGGCTTATCGCCTGCTGCCGGAGGGGGTGAGGAAACGCTTCGAGGTCGTTGTGGTCGGAAGAAAGGAGAATCTTCCCGAGGACGTTTTACAATGGATGCGAGGGAGCGGGCTGGGATCCCGCGTTCGGTTTCTCGGCGAGGTTGAGGACGCGGACTTGGCCGCTCTGTACGCTCACGCGACCGTTTTCGTTTTTCCATCCCGATACGAGGGGTTTGGGCTGCCGGTGTTGGAGGCCATGCACGCCGGAATCCCCGCGCTGGTTTCCAACGTGTCCAGCCTTCCCGAGTTGGTGGGTGATGCCGGCCTCTTGTTCAACGTGGGAGACGAGGCAGACTTGGCGTTGAAGCTGGAATCCCTGCTTGCGGATGCCGGTCTTCAGGCGCGACTCGGCGCCCGATGCCGTCGGCGCGCGGCGACCTTCAACTCGCTCGCGATGACCCGGCGGGTGCTGGGCTGTATCGAAGAGAGCATGGCCTGA
- a CDS encoding O-antigen ligase family protein, which produces MRSDSMPRFGMLAIVMGLFGLVAALVTAQTLGPVGLAMIALFTLVFLLTFVNPEWILHLVILSMLLSPEIALTRVSDTGGHNELTLRAEDFLLMFLGIAWMARVAVYKEIRQVSHSPINAPVAAFLGCCMISTLFGIVAGAVQPLVGGLYLLKYFEYYFIYYMVIMTVDDEKQVRRLLFTFFLTAVITCVIAMAQVPGGGRVTAPFEGQDSGEPNTLGGYLVLTLGVTLGFLSHSRSYWQQVGWTAMCLGLIFPLAYTLSRASWVAVIPVFLGFLVLNYRKRAFLVFLGPVAFVALVLMIAPESLVGRIRGRIDETFVINAGEASTQELFGTPLDASTSQRVQKYGEAIRLAGAHPLLGRGLTGWGITDAWFPRLLVETGALGLVAFLWLLVKVLQGNRAAAHAQRERPDPVVQGLIAGQLLGFLAVMTHAVGADTFLIVRIMEPFWLVTALTFAVSHLRQVPAEVGAEPEPPPSAEMDHDRGTNALAPRSDHFR; this is translated from the coding sequence ATGCGCAGCGACTCGATGCCTCGATTCGGAATGCTCGCCATCGTCATGGGACTGTTCGGGCTGGTGGCGGCCCTCGTCACCGCCCAAACGCTGGGCCCGGTGGGTTTGGCCATGATCGCCCTCTTCACTCTCGTTTTCCTGCTCACCTTCGTCAACCCCGAATGGATTCTGCACCTCGTCATTCTCTCCATGCTGCTCAGCCCGGAGATCGCGTTGACTCGAGTTTCCGACACCGGCGGTCACAATGAGCTGACCCTCCGCGCGGAGGATTTTCTGCTGATGTTCCTCGGAATCGCCTGGATGGCCCGCGTGGCCGTATACAAGGAGATCCGACAGGTCTCCCACAGCCCGATCAACGCTCCGGTTGCGGCCTTCCTGGGATGCTGCATGATCTCGACGCTGTTCGGAATCGTCGCGGGAGCCGTGCAGCCGCTGGTCGGCGGTCTCTACCTGCTGAAATACTTCGAGTACTACTTCATCTACTACATGGTCATCATGACGGTCGATGACGAGAAACAAGTCCGCAGACTTCTCTTCACGTTCTTCCTCACCGCCGTCATTACCTGCGTCATTGCCATGGCGCAAGTCCCCGGGGGCGGTCGGGTCACCGCCCCCTTCGAGGGCCAGGATTCGGGCGAGCCGAACACTCTGGGAGGCTACCTGGTTCTCACCTTGGGGGTCACCCTGGGGTTCCTTTCCCACAGTCGCAGCTACTGGCAGCAAGTGGGATGGACGGCCATGTGCCTCGGCCTGATCTTCCCCCTGGCCTACACTCTCTCGCGAGCCTCCTGGGTGGCCGTGATTCCCGTCTTCCTCGGTTTCCTGGTCCTGAACTACCGGAAACGGGCCTTTCTCGTGTTTCTCGGCCCCGTCGCGTTCGTGGCGCTCGTCCTCATGATCGCTCCGGAAAGCCTGGTGGGTCGGATTCGAGGGAGAATAGACGAGACGTTTGTTATTAATGCCGGCGAGGCATCCACCCAGGAACTTTTCGGAACCCCGCTCGACGCTTCGACCTCGCAACGCGTCCAAAAATACGGCGAGGCGATCCGTCTTGCCGGGGCACACCCATTGCTCGGCCGCGGTCTGACGGGTTGGGGTATTACGGATGCCTGGTTCCCCCGCCTTCTCGTGGAAACGGGCGCCCTCGGCTTGGTGGCCTTCCTGTGGCTCCTGGTAAAAGTTCTCCAAGGCAACCGTGCCGCCGCCCACGCGCAGAGAGAACGACCGGACCCCGTGGTCCAAGGCCTCATCGCGGGACAGTTGTTGGGGTTTCTCGCGGTAATGACACACGCCGTTGGCGCCGATACGTTCCTCATCGTCCGAATCATGGAGCCGTTCTGGCTCGTGACGGCGCTCACCTTCGCCGTTTCGCATCTCCGCCAAGTGCCGGCGGAGGTTGGCGCGGAGCCGGAACCTCCACCCTCGGCGGAAATGGACCACGACAGGGGCACGAACGCGCTCGCGCCCCGTTCAGATCACTTCCGCTGA
- a CDS encoding glycosyltransferase, with protein sequence MKILHVITRLDPGGSAESTVHSAAHFARRGHEVHLVTGPSERWEGLRGMLQEAGVRVEVEEFLRRGIAWRTDLRAVARIRGYMQKHDFDLVHTHSSKGGVVGRWAAWSVRRKGRPVIVHTPHGHVFYGYFGPVKSRLYREIERVTARITDALIALTESGAVEYRRWGIRPRRRLASIPSGVDFGDLRIPAKEEIETIRSRHGGGPGRRVVGTVARLVPVKGVELLVRAAALLRDPSVVVWIIGDGPLRAKLESLSSELGMGDAIKFLGWQTPAEPYMAAMDVFVQPSLNEGMGRTLVMAEYMERICVAPAVGGIPSLIRDGETGYLVATPTPEALSEGIRAGLNAAAGSSAMGRRAKEWVAIRFSQNEMCRQMESLYASVLEAGV encoded by the coding sequence TTGAAGATTCTCCATGTCATCACGCGCCTCGATCCGGGGGGATCGGCGGAGAGCACGGTTCACAGCGCCGCCCATTTCGCCCGGAGGGGCCACGAGGTTCACTTGGTGACCGGCCCGAGCGAGCGGTGGGAGGGACTTCGGGGCATGTTGCAGGAGGCGGGAGTTCGGGTGGAGGTGGAGGAGTTCCTGCGGCGGGGAATCGCATGGAGGACGGACCTCCGGGCGGTGGCCCGGATCCGGGGATACATGCAGAAGCACGATTTCGATTTGGTTCATACGCACTCTTCGAAGGGCGGCGTGGTGGGGCGCTGGGCGGCGTGGTCGGTGCGGCGGAAGGGCAGGCCGGTCATCGTGCATACCCCACACGGGCACGTGTTCTACGGCTACTTCGGCCCGGTGAAAAGCAGACTCTACCGGGAGATCGAGCGTGTCACGGCGCGAATCACGGACGCGTTGATCGCGTTGACGGAGAGCGGAGCGGTGGAATATCGGCGTTGGGGGATTCGACCCCGTCGGCGACTGGCATCCATCCCCAGCGGGGTCGATTTCGGAGACCTCAGAATTCCCGCGAAGGAAGAGATCGAGACGATTCGATCGAGGCATGGAGGGGGTCCGGGCCGACGGGTCGTCGGCACCGTGGCCCGGCTGGTGCCGGTAAAAGGAGTGGAACTCCTTGTTCGAGCGGCGGCCCTTTTGCGGGACCCGTCCGTGGTCGTTTGGATCATTGGGGACGGACCTCTGCGGGCAAAGTTGGAATCTCTGAGCTCTGAATTGGGCATGGGCGACGCCATCAAGTTTCTGGGGTGGCAGACACCGGCGGAGCCTTACATGGCTGCGATGGACGTTTTCGTCCAGCCGTCGCTCAACGAGGGGATGGGCCGCACCCTCGTGATGGCGGAATACATGGAGAGAATCTGCGTTGCCCCCGCGGTGGGAGGCATTCCTTCGCTCATCCGGGATGGGGAGACCGGATATCTCGTCGCCACACCCACGCCGGAGGCTCTTTCGGAGGGGATTCGGGCGGGCTTGAACGCGGCAGCCGGCAGCTCCGCCATGGGGCGAAGGGCGAAAGAGTGGGTGGCGATCCGGTTTTCACAGAACGAGATGTGCCGGCAGATGGAAAGTCTCTACGCGTCGGTGCTGGAGGCGGGCGTGTAG
- a CDS encoding DegT/DnrJ/EryC1/StrS family aminotransferase: MGRSRIRKVPPAAVRIRFRDILIASFSARRGSVESFRETLRRHFGRDPSLAGSGSAAFSLILRALKERSDRREVVLPAYTVPGLHLVVGKAGLATRLCDVDPDTLGYDLPALEQVVGRETLAVVVVHLFGFPLEVDAILRMAETRGAAVVEDAAQALGSRLRGDWAGRHGAASFFSFERGKNLSAYGGGSAVAREADLGDRMRSLEAELPARPFVSRAALPFLLVGLGMASRPRLYGWGYPFWRLFKSSRRHETLSYFSMDRARASLLERSWPRLEGESYRRMMNGRYLHAWLGKMKGVHVPRIGAGGFPAFTRLPVIIESLEKVRAVREDLWREGMDASVMFPRTVSQSYPEGFPPGREEFPHAEQLAPRLLTLPVHPWVRPMDLERMVSVFERRFGR, encoded by the coding sequence ATGGGGCGAAGTAGAATCAGGAAAGTCCCTCCTGCCGCGGTTCGGATCCGTTTCCGGGACATCCTGATCGCGAGTTTTTCCGCGCGCAGGGGCTCGGTTGAATCCTTTCGCGAAACGCTGCGCCGTCATTTTGGGAGGGATCCCTCCCTGGCGGGATCGGGCAGCGCCGCCTTTTCGCTCATCCTCCGCGCGCTGAAGGAGCGGTCCGATCGCCGGGAAGTGGTTCTCCCGGCCTACACGGTTCCGGGCTTGCACCTCGTGGTGGGGAAGGCCGGGCTCGCGACCCGGTTGTGCGACGTGGATCCGGACACCTTGGGCTATGACCTGCCGGCCCTGGAGCAGGTGGTAGGCCGTGAGACACTGGCCGTGGTCGTTGTCCATCTGTTCGGGTTTCCGTTGGAGGTGGATGCGATCCTCCGGATGGCGGAGACGAGGGGCGCCGCCGTGGTGGAGGATGCGGCCCAGGCTCTCGGGTCCAGGCTTCGGGGGGATTGGGCGGGGCGACACGGCGCGGCCTCCTTTTTCAGCTTCGAGAGGGGGAAGAACCTTTCGGCTTACGGGGGGGGGAGCGCCGTGGCTCGGGAGGCCGACCTGGGAGATCGGATGAGGTCGCTGGAGGCGGAACTGCCGGCGCGTCCGTTCGTGTCAAGAGCCGCCTTGCCGTTTCTTCTCGTCGGACTGGGGATGGCCTCAAGGCCCCGGCTCTATGGATGGGGCTATCCGTTTTGGCGGCTCTTCAAGTCCAGCCGCCGCCATGAGACGCTGTCCTACTTTTCGATGGATCGGGCGAGGGCAAGCCTGCTGGAGCGAAGCTGGCCGCGGCTCGAAGGGGAGAGCTACAGGCGGATGATGAACGGCCGCTACCTGCATGCGTGGCTGGGAAAGATGAAGGGCGTTCACGTGCCGCGGATCGGAGCGGGCGGATTTCCCGCTTTCACCCGCCTGCCGGTCATCATCGAGTCTCTTGAAAAGGTGCGCGCGGTGCGGGAGGATCTCTGGAGAGAGGGAATGGATGCTTCGGTGATGTTTCCACGCACGGTGAGCCAAAGCTATCCGGAAGGGTTCCCGCCCGGCCGGGAGGAGTTCCCGCATGCGGAGCAACTGGCGCCGCGACTGCTCACCCTGCCTGTCCACCCGTGGGTTCGACCGATGGACTTGGAGCGCATGGTGAGCGTCTTCGAGCGCCGGTTCGGGAGATAG
- a CDS encoding glycosyltransferase family 9 protein: MSSLEGRRILVLNVSGIGDFVDSTPAVRILRNRAPRSRLTLLVSEKALPLAERCTDADEVLALPTSRARSAPSLGDWPRWLRRVASLRGRFDVVISLHHVSSGLGGWWLRLFLGWLGAPETVGRNTANRAPFFTNRLDEDDRPADQMERMAALVRTVGSAGEGGEPSLRPHLRLRSEEIEEARAFIHHHDWRGLSGPLVAVALGGERPTRRLPADRVETLVRLLQDKFAIRPVVWGKGADPGIPPSSGICHLDARGRFDLVRSAAVLAVSDLILTTYSAPQHLAGIWDKPTLVLVGPGDGITHRPHVSPGRSVMLAHSVPCAPCYHWACPNPVAENQSCLRGIAEEEVLRAFERLSHEIFDDDRRLS; this comes from the coding sequence ATGTCGTCGCTTGAAGGCCGGAGGATTCTTGTCCTCAACGTCTCGGGCATTGGAGACTTTGTGGACTCCACCCCAGCCGTACGCATCCTGAGGAACCGGGCGCCGAGGTCCAGACTGACCCTGCTGGTATCGGAGAAAGCCCTGCCGTTGGCGGAGCGGTGTACCGATGCCGACGAGGTTTTGGCGCTTCCCACGAGCCGCGCGCGGAGCGCGCCTTCCTTGGGGGACTGGCCGCGCTGGCTCCGGAGGGTTGCTTCTTTGCGCGGTCGGTTTGACGTCGTCATCAGTCTGCATCACGTGAGCTCGGGGCTCGGAGGCTGGTGGTTGCGACTTTTCCTGGGCTGGCTGGGCGCCCCCGAAACCGTGGGGAGAAATACGGCGAATCGCGCCCCATTTTTTACAAATCGTTTGGACGAAGACGATCGGCCGGCGGACCAGATGGAACGAATGGCGGCGCTGGTCCGAACCGTCGGATCGGCGGGAGAGGGAGGGGAACCCTCTTTACGGCCGCATTTGCGGTTGAGGTCTGAGGAGATTGAAGAAGCAAGGGCCTTCATCCATCACCACGACTGGAGGGGACTCTCGGGCCCTCTCGTGGCGGTGGCGTTGGGGGGCGAACGACCGACGCGGCGCCTGCCGGCCGACCGGGTGGAGACGTTGGTCCGCTTGCTCCAGGACAAGTTCGCCATTCGCCCCGTGGTTTGGGGGAAGGGCGCAGACCCGGGAATTCCGCCCTCATCGGGGATTTGTCACCTCGACGCCCGGGGCCGGTTTGATCTTGTCCGCTCGGCGGCGGTGCTGGCGGTTTCCGACCTCATACTCACCACCTACAGCGCGCCCCAGCATTTGGCCGGGATTTGGGACAAACCGACGCTGGTCCTGGTCGGGCCGGGGGATGGAATCACCCATCGACCCCATGTCAGCCCCGGTCGGTCCGTTATGCTCGCTCATTCCGTTCCCTGCGCCCCGTGCTACCATTGGGCGTGTCCAAACCCGGTCGCGGAAAACCAATCTTGCCTGCGCGGGATTGCAGAAGAGGAAGTCCTGCGGGCCTTCGAGCGGCTGAGTCACGAAATCTTTGACGATGATCGAAGATTGAGCTAA
- a CDS encoding class I SAM-dependent methyltransferase, translated as MARLPSEQDLSEGGDRYYTREGHPSGRGRLARKVAALLPAPRPGARLMDVGPGYGDLLAAARDQGWGVAGIEPVPACAAYVREKHGLDLIPGRIEDVPLGEGSVDAIVFQDVLPTILDPVGVLRKAAAALSEGGWLLIRVKNAALHGPAMRLVLRLGLGSGVKAWLPILYVYSFHADTLRAVLARLGFTVVAAGNGPMVLEDAYGGRWAVALLKGVLFGLAEAVRVISGGRCLLGPSIYVLGRKQARSRPAADQRK; from the coding sequence ATGGCCCGCCTTCCGAGCGAACAGGATTTGTCCGAGGGGGGGGATCGCTACTACACGCGGGAAGGTCATCCCTCCGGAAGGGGAAGATTGGCCCGGAAGGTGGCGGCCCTGCTCCCGGCGCCGCGGCCGGGCGCGCGGCTGATGGATGTGGGGCCCGGCTACGGAGACCTGTTGGCGGCCGCCCGAGACCAGGGGTGGGGGGTCGCCGGCATCGAGCCGGTTCCCGCCTGCGCGGCCTACGTTCGCGAGAAGCACGGCCTGGACCTCATCCCGGGCCGCATCGAGGATGTTCCTTTGGGCGAGGGCAGCGTGGATGCGATCGTTTTCCAGGACGTGCTCCCGACGATCCTCGATCCGGTGGGCGTGTTGAGGAAGGCCGCCGCCGCCCTGAGCGAGGGGGGCTGGCTCTTGATTCGCGTGAAGAATGCCGCCCTGCACGGACCGGCCATGCGGCTGGTTCTCCGGTTGGGTCTCGGGTCGGGGGTGAAAGCGTGGCTTCCGATACTCTATGTGTACTCCTTTCATGCCGACACACTCCGAGCCGTGCTGGCCAGGCTCGGATTCACCGTGGTGGCCGCCGGAAACGGTCCCATGGTGCTGGAGGACGCCTACGGAGGCCGTTGGGCCGTCGCCCTTCTCAAAGGGGTGTTGTTTGGCCTGGCGGAAGCGGTCCGGGTGATTTCGGGGGGCCGATGTCTGTTGGGGCCTTCCATCTACGTCCTCGGCAGAAAGCAGGCGCGATCCCGGCCGGCGGCGGATCAGCGGAAGTGA
- a CDS encoding radical SAM protein, with the protein MRGVLRHRDRLARKAISQPGYAARAAWSRVQGFWARRWLRGRALHPETITLVLTSHCNLRCRMCGQWGENGSFLSYTRDQLRESLPLDVLMRLVDGVADFRPTLTLFGGEPLLYRDLVPLVRYAASRGLRTNMITNASGLAGKADDLVEAGLREIIVSVDGPEKVHDEIRGQDGSFRRAMEGVDAVRAARARRMGRYPVIHLNSTLNPENVDCLEDTIRVAERSEVESITFHHPVYLGPGVYEVHREVFGSSFGEVSPDWGGFVREAPPRIDAAKLLEQMRAIRKRRYRVPVFFYPNYEESEIGRYYAEPWFNPLSYSHSCASPWLQCYIFPDGTVRACESMNLSFGNIRLEAFEAIWNNEAYVRFRRDLKERGEYPACNKCTEYYRF; encoded by the coding sequence ATGCGGGGAGTTCTGCGTCATCGCGATCGGCTGGCGAGGAAGGCGATATCGCAACCCGGTTACGCCGCGCGGGCGGCTTGGTCGAGGGTCCAGGGCTTCTGGGCGCGCCGATGGCTGAGAGGGCGGGCGTTGCATCCCGAGACGATCACGCTGGTTCTCACGTCCCATTGCAATCTTCGCTGCCGCATGTGCGGCCAGTGGGGTGAGAACGGGTCTTTCCTGAGCTACACCCGCGATCAGTTGCGTGAATCGCTTCCCCTCGATGTCTTGATGCGACTGGTGGATGGCGTCGCGGATTTCCGTCCGACTCTCACGTTGTTCGGAGGCGAGCCGCTGTTGTATCGAGATCTCGTGCCGCTCGTCCGGTACGCCGCCTCGCGGGGTCTCCGCACGAACATGATCACGAACGCCTCCGGCTTGGCGGGCAAGGCCGACGACCTGGTGGAGGCGGGTCTGCGGGAGATTATCGTGTCGGTGGACGGACCGGAGAAGGTTCACGATGAGATCCGCGGGCAGGATGGCTCTTTCAGGCGCGCGATGGAGGGGGTGGACGCCGTGCGCGCGGCGCGGGCCCGGAGGATGGGGCGGTATCCGGTGATCCACCTCAACAGCACATTGAATCCGGAGAATGTGGATTGTCTGGAGGACACGATCCGAGTGGCGGAGCGGTCGGAAGTGGAATCGATTACGTTTCATCATCCGGTCTATCTCGGTCCCGGAGTATACGAGGTCCACCGTGAGGTCTTCGGATCGAGCTTCGGCGAGGTCAGCCCGGATTGGGGGGGGTTCGTCAGGGAGGCCCCGCCGCGCATCGACGCCGCGAAGCTGTTGGAGCAGATGCGCGCCATCCGCAAGCGCCGGTACCGGGTGCCGGTGTTCTTTTACCCGAACTACGAGGAGAGTGAAATCGGTCGGTACTATGCGGAGCCGTGGTTCAATCCCTTGAGCTATTCGCACTCCTGCGCGAGCCCCTGGCTTCAATGCTACATCTTCCCGGACGGAACCGTGCGGGCGTGCGAGTCCATGAATCTTTCCTTCGGGAACATCCGGCTGGAGGCTTTTGAGGCCATCTGGAACAACGAGGCCTACGTTCGATTTCGGCGGGACCTGAAAGAGCGCGGCGAATACCCCGCCTGCAACAAGTGCACGGAGTACTACCGGTTTTGA